Proteins encoded together in one Acipenser ruthenus chromosome 22, fAciRut3.2 maternal haplotype, whole genome shotgun sequence window:
- the LOC117413419 gene encoding kelch-like protein 3 isoform X2 yields the protein MDDEEASRKSSPQPPLDAEEDGQEPGNVAVNHSHTKKAFRVMNDLRSKKMLCDVTLVAEDVEIWAHRIVLAACSPYFCAMFTGDMSESKAKRVEIKDVDGQTLTKLVDYVYTAEIEVTEENVQVLLPAASLLQLMDVRQVCCEFLQSQLHPTNCLGIRAFADLHTCTELQSQANAYAEQHFPEVMLGEEYLSLSLQQVCSLISSDKLTVSSEEKVFEAVLAWIKYDEEPRLEHMPQLMEHVRLPLLPRDYLVQTVEEEAFIKNNNTCKDFLIEAMKYHLLPLDQRHLMKNPRTRPRTPVSLPKVMMVVGGQAPKAIRSVECYDFQEDRWYQVAELPSRRCRSGVVFMAGCVYAVGGFNGSLRVRTVDVYDGAKDQWTSIASMQERRSTLGAAVLGDLLYAVGGFDGSTGLSSVEAYSSKSNEWFFVSPMNTRRSSVGVGVVEGKLYAVGGYDGASRQCLSTVEEYNPVSNRWGFVADMGTRRSGAGVGVLSGHLYAAGGHDGPLVRKSVEVYDAHSNTWRQVCDMNMCRRNAGVCAVNGMLYVIGGDDGSCNLSSVEYYNPAIDKWTLIPTNMSNGRSYAGVAVIDKPL from the exons ATGGACGATGAAGAAGC GAGTCGAAAGTCCAGCCCCCAGCCGCCCCTGGATGCCGAGGAGGATGGGCAGGAGCCTGGGAACGTCGCTGTCAATCACTCCCACACGAAGAAAGCCTTCCGGGTGATGAACGATCTGAGGAG TAAGAAGATGCTGTGTGACGTGACGCTGGTGGCGGAGGATGTTGAGATCTGGGCTCATCGCATCGTGCTGGCTGCCTGCAGCCCCTACTTCTGCGCCATGTTCACAG gGGACATGAGCGAGAGCAAAGCGAAGAGGGTGGAGATTAAGGACGTGGACGGGCAGACCCTTACCAAGCTGGTGGACTACGTCTACACTGCCGAGATCGAGGTCACGGAGGAGAACGTCCAG GTGCTGCTCCCCGCTGCCAGTCTGCTGCAGCTGATGGATGTGAGGCAGGTGTGCTGTGAGTTCCTGCAGTCCCAGCTGCACCCCACAAACTGCCTGGGGATCCGTGCCTTCGCAGACCTGCACACCTGCACGGAGCTGCAGAGCCAAGCCAACGCCTACGCAG AACAGCACTTTCCGGAGGTGATGCTGGGAGAGGAGTACCTGAGCCTGAGCCTGCAGCAGGTGTGCAGCCTGATCTCCAGCGACAAGCTCACCGTCTCGTCCGAGGAGAAG GTGTTTGAAGCCGTGCTTGCGTGGATAAAGTACGACGAGGAGCCACGTCTGGAGCACATGCCCCAGCTGATGGAGCACGTCCGGCTGCCCCTGCTGCCCAGGGACTACCTGGTACAG ACGGTGGAGGAGGAGGCCTTCATCAAGAACAACAACACCTGCAAGGACTTCCTGATCGAGGCCATGAAGTACCACCTGCTCCCACTCGACCAGCGGCACCTCATGAAGAACCCCAGGACCCGGCCGCGCACCCCTGTCAGCCTGCCCAAG gtgatgatggtggtgggggGTCAGGCCCCGAAAGCGATCCGCAGTGTGGAGTGTTACGACTTCCAGGAGGACCGGTGGTACCAGGTGGCTGAGCTCCCCTCCAGGAGGTGCAGATCAG GTGTGGTGTTCATGGCGGGGTGTGTGTACGCGGTGGGGGGCTTCAACGGCTCTCTGCGGGTGCGGACGGTGGACGTGTACGACGGAGCGAAGGACCAGTGGACCTCCATCGCCAGCATGCAGGAGAGACGCAGCACTCTGGGGGCCGCTGTGCTGGGGGACCTGCTGTACGCGGTGGGAGGCTTCGACGGCAGCACTG GGCTGTCGTCGGTGGAAGCCTACAGCTCCAAGTCGAATGAATGGTTCTTTGTGTCTCCCATGAACACGAGGAGGAGCAGCGTGGGGGTCGGAGTGGTGGAAG GGAAGCTGTACGCGGTGGGAGGATACGATGGCGCCTCGCGACAGTGCCTGAGCACTGTGGAGGAGTACAACCCCGTCTCAAACCGCTGGGGCTTCGTGGCAGATATGGGCACGCGGCGCAGCGGAGCAG GAGTGGGGGTCCTGAGTGGACACCTGTACGCAGCGGGGGGGCACGACGGTCCGCTGGTCCGCAAGAGCGTGGAGGTGTACGACGCCCACAGCAACACCTGGAGACAGGTGTGTGACATGAACATGTGCCGAAGGAACGCAG GTGTGTGCGCGGTGAACGGCATGCTGTATGTGATCGGGGGCGACGATGGCTCGTGTAACCTGTCCTCGGTAGAGTACTACAACCCTGCCATTGACAAGTGGACCCTCATCCCCACCAACATGAGCAATGGGAGGAGCTACGCAG GGGTGGCGGTCATCGACAAGCCGTTATGA
- the LOC117413419 gene encoding kelch-like protein 3 isoform X1, whose amino-acid sequence MGHCRTGCGSFALETEPWTMKKRESRKSSPQPPLDAEEDGQEPGNVAVNHSHTKKAFRVMNDLRSKKMLCDVTLVAEDVEIWAHRIVLAACSPYFCAMFTGDMSESKAKRVEIKDVDGQTLTKLVDYVYTAEIEVTEENVQVLLPAASLLQLMDVRQVCCEFLQSQLHPTNCLGIRAFADLHTCTELQSQANAYAEQHFPEVMLGEEYLSLSLQQVCSLISSDKLTVSSEEKVFEAVLAWIKYDEEPRLEHMPQLMEHVRLPLLPRDYLVQTVEEEAFIKNNNTCKDFLIEAMKYHLLPLDQRHLMKNPRTRPRTPVSLPKVMMVVGGQAPKAIRSVECYDFQEDRWYQVAELPSRRCRSGVVFMAGCVYAVGGFNGSLRVRTVDVYDGAKDQWTSIASMQERRSTLGAAVLGDLLYAVGGFDGSTGLSSVEAYSSKSNEWFFVSPMNTRRSSVGVGVVEGKLYAVGGYDGASRQCLSTVEEYNPVSNRWGFVADMGTRRSGAGVGVLSGHLYAAGGHDGPLVRKSVEVYDAHSNTWRQVCDMNMCRRNAGVCAVNGMLYVIGGDDGSCNLSSVEYYNPAIDKWTLIPTNMSNGRSYAGVAVIDKPL is encoded by the exons ATGGGACACTGCCGGACCGGGTGTGGATCTTTTGCGCTAGAAACGGAACCATGGACGATGAAGAAGCGTGA GAGTCGAAAGTCCAGCCCCCAGCCGCCCCTGGATGCCGAGGAGGATGGGCAGGAGCCTGGGAACGTCGCTGTCAATCACTCCCACACGAAGAAAGCCTTCCGGGTGATGAACGATCTGAGGAG TAAGAAGATGCTGTGTGACGTGACGCTGGTGGCGGAGGATGTTGAGATCTGGGCTCATCGCATCGTGCTGGCTGCCTGCAGCCCCTACTTCTGCGCCATGTTCACAG gGGACATGAGCGAGAGCAAAGCGAAGAGGGTGGAGATTAAGGACGTGGACGGGCAGACCCTTACCAAGCTGGTGGACTACGTCTACACTGCCGAGATCGAGGTCACGGAGGAGAACGTCCAG GTGCTGCTCCCCGCTGCCAGTCTGCTGCAGCTGATGGATGTGAGGCAGGTGTGCTGTGAGTTCCTGCAGTCCCAGCTGCACCCCACAAACTGCCTGGGGATCCGTGCCTTCGCAGACCTGCACACCTGCACGGAGCTGCAGAGCCAAGCCAACGCCTACGCAG AACAGCACTTTCCGGAGGTGATGCTGGGAGAGGAGTACCTGAGCCTGAGCCTGCAGCAGGTGTGCAGCCTGATCTCCAGCGACAAGCTCACCGTCTCGTCCGAGGAGAAG GTGTTTGAAGCCGTGCTTGCGTGGATAAAGTACGACGAGGAGCCACGTCTGGAGCACATGCCCCAGCTGATGGAGCACGTCCGGCTGCCCCTGCTGCCCAGGGACTACCTGGTACAG ACGGTGGAGGAGGAGGCCTTCATCAAGAACAACAACACCTGCAAGGACTTCCTGATCGAGGCCATGAAGTACCACCTGCTCCCACTCGACCAGCGGCACCTCATGAAGAACCCCAGGACCCGGCCGCGCACCCCTGTCAGCCTGCCCAAG gtgatgatggtggtgggggGTCAGGCCCCGAAAGCGATCCGCAGTGTGGAGTGTTACGACTTCCAGGAGGACCGGTGGTACCAGGTGGCTGAGCTCCCCTCCAGGAGGTGCAGATCAG GTGTGGTGTTCATGGCGGGGTGTGTGTACGCGGTGGGGGGCTTCAACGGCTCTCTGCGGGTGCGGACGGTGGACGTGTACGACGGAGCGAAGGACCAGTGGACCTCCATCGCCAGCATGCAGGAGAGACGCAGCACTCTGGGGGCCGCTGTGCTGGGGGACCTGCTGTACGCGGTGGGAGGCTTCGACGGCAGCACTG GGCTGTCGTCGGTGGAAGCCTACAGCTCCAAGTCGAATGAATGGTTCTTTGTGTCTCCCATGAACACGAGGAGGAGCAGCGTGGGGGTCGGAGTGGTGGAAG GGAAGCTGTACGCGGTGGGAGGATACGATGGCGCCTCGCGACAGTGCCTGAGCACTGTGGAGGAGTACAACCCCGTCTCAAACCGCTGGGGCTTCGTGGCAGATATGGGCACGCGGCGCAGCGGAGCAG GAGTGGGGGTCCTGAGTGGACACCTGTACGCAGCGGGGGGGCACGACGGTCCGCTGGTCCGCAAGAGCGTGGAGGTGTACGACGCCCACAGCAACACCTGGAGACAGGTGTGTGACATGAACATGTGCCGAAGGAACGCAG GTGTGTGCGCGGTGAACGGCATGCTGTATGTGATCGGGGGCGACGATGGCTCGTGTAACCTGTCCTCGGTAGAGTACTACAACCCTGCCATTGACAAGTGGACCCTCATCCCCACCAACATGAGCAATGGGAGGAGCTACGCAG GGGTGGCGGTCATCGACAAGCCGTTATGA